In Drosophila busckii strain San Diego stock center, stock number 13000-0081.31 chromosome 3R, ASM1175060v1, whole genome shotgun sequence, the sequence CTCAGAGCTTACTGCACTATTAGTGCATGAAAGTCAGTCTCAACCGACTGTAGCTGTACTCTGTACTTCATTAATTCGCGAAATTCTAAGCTCTAACTGACTGTCTACCTTTAGCTCACAGTTTACTGCACTATTTGTGTATGAAAGTGAGTCTCAACCGACTGTAGCTGTACCCTATACAGCAATAACTCAGCTATAGCTTGGAATTCTGAGCTCTGTCTATCTTTAGCTCTTAGTTTACTGCACTTTTAACTCTCTTAACTCAATTTTCTTGCTCTATCTCTTCCACAGCAACGACACCTCCGCTCCCTTAACCTACAAAGAAGGTAAACGATTCGTAGTCGTCGCTGGCATAACCTCGCTCTTCAGCGATGAAGAGTCCGCTGCAGTTTATCGCGTGGAGCGCATTATAGGCCACGAGGACTACAGTCTCAAGACCTTTGAAAACGACATCGCACTCATTTATCTCAACCAGTATGTACCCTGGGGTCTGGCCAAAGTGCGCGCTGTGCCAATTGCTGCGCATCCCTATCGACCCGGCACATTGTGCTTGATCAGCGGCTGGGGCAGACGCAGAGAACGCTTGCAACAGGCCAAGGTGCCGCTGGTGCCGCAACGACtatgcaattatatatatttcaaaatgccGCCATCGCAAATATGCGCGGGTTTTTTGGCTGGCGGTGTGGATGCGTGCCAAGGTGACTCGGGTGGACCGCTGATATGCAATGGCGAACTGGCTGGCGTCATCTCGTGGGGCATTGACTGTGCCCAACGCATGTTGCCTGgtgtgtatgcaaatgtttCACATTTTTACGATTGGATTCGAGAAATGAATGGCACGCTCAACTATGCGGAGTTCAGGGATGTGGCGCTCGAAAAGAAAAGCGCAAGTGTTAGCGCTGCAAATGTTAGTCAGTTGCTTGTATTAATTGGCTGCTTGctgtgcaaaataataaattgaatatcgGAAACAATACTAACTAGCTAAGCAGCTAGCTTGCCACTCTATATACTCTACGATTTATAGTTGGAGCTAACCCCTTAAGCTCTTAACGTTTACCACAAACGCGTGTCATTGCTGCTCTAACTtctattcttttatttatagttgcagccaatttgatttgtgcatttaaatcaatGTGCGCTTATCATATGCGCAACAGTCGTCActgttttaattgcaagcgCAGTCCGCATtgaattgcaaacaaaaaaccttCGATTGACACTACAGTGAGTTCGGTTCGtagttctgctgctgcatccGGCTACGTTTTTGATAGCGCTGCCCCCCAACTCATCACAACTGCAGTGTGACTGACTGATATGCAGCTTTTGCCTTGTGGTTCAGCATTTTGCTCAATTgttcatttttgtttgtctgccgCCCCGAGAcagttaaatgttaaatagcATGTCCCCAGTACAGCGTCCAGCTCAATAATTGCTTTACTGACTGTCTGTTTTTCAAGGGTAAAAACAAgtcaattatttgcttgcaaacTGTGCAG encodes:
- the LOC108603586 gene encoding anionic trypsin, which produces MLGGASTWQLLTAVHLFLTAVASAQNSTPSTHAKVVGGYDIEIEQAPYQLSVRLRLADENNVILASGHLCGGTLISQRLAVSAAHCFAVNDTSAPLTYKEGKRFVVVAGITSLFSDEESAAVYRVERIIGHEDYSLKTFENDIALIYLNQYVPWGLAKVRAVPIAAHPYRPGTLCLISGWGRRRERLQQAKVPLVPQRLCNYIYFKMPPSQICAGFLAGGVDACQGDSGGPLICNGELAGVISWGIDCAQRMLPGVYANVSHFYDWIREMNGTLNYAEFRDVALEKKSASVSAANVSQLLVLIGCLLCKIIN